The following proteins are co-located in the Lachnospiraceae bacterium genome:
- a CDS encoding ABC transporter permease gives MKKLKKKGIGWYIGDRLLQFVFILLAASVLVFAMCHMSNIDPVAVILGGKQTSPETIAALREKFYLNDSLPMQYWRWLKGMLQGDFGLDFKYQQPVWDLIAGRLPVTLTLTFCSSIAALLVAIPLGVLSGIRRHTLVDRGASLFSLITMACPPFFISVIAIAILARVAPGISFTGSFSSLGEMIERLWLPALCLALGMIALAQRMIRSSMIEELQSPHIQMAQAKGLPQKTIIWKHAFKNALIPLITVYGIQMGSMLVGAVLVEAVFSLAGLGGLLISAVQTSNYPVTQAITMLMVFVFLLISTITDILYAVIDPRIRTGMGGRNG, from the coding sequence ATGAAGAAATTAAAGAAAAAAGGGATCGGCTGGTATATCGGCGACCGTCTGCTGCAGTTTGTTTTTATTTTACTGGCAGCCAGCGTGCTTGTTTTTGCGATGTGCCACATGTCTAACATCGATCCGGTGGCAGTGATTTTAGGCGGCAAGCAGACCTCGCCGGAGACCATTGCGGCGCTTCGTGAAAAGTTTTATTTGAATGATTCGCTGCCGATGCAGTACTGGCGATGGCTTAAAGGAATGCTGCAGGGTGATTTTGGACTTGATTTCAAATATCAGCAGCCGGTGTGGGATTTAATCGCAGGGCGGCTTCCGGTGACACTGACGCTCACCTTTTGCAGTTCGATTGCCGCGCTGCTTGTGGCTATTCCGCTTGGGGTGCTTAGCGGGATACGCCGTCATACGCTGGTGGATCGGGGCGCATCCCTGTTTTCGCTGATTACGATGGCCTGTCCTCCGTTTTTTATCAGTGTCATTGCCATCGCGATCTTAGCCCGCGTTGCACCAGGGATTTCCTTCACCGGGAGCTTTAGCTCACTCGGGGAGATGATAGAGCGTCTCTGGCTGCCGGCCTTGTGTCTGGCACTGGGAATGATTGCATTAGCGCAGCGCATGATTCGCTCTTCCATGATCGAAGAGCTGCAGAGTCCGCATATTCAGATGGCGCAGGCAAAGGGACTTCCGCAAAAGACGATAATCTGGAAGCATGCATTTAAAAATGCGCTCATTCCTTTGATTACGGTGTACGGCATTCAGATGGGCAGTATGCTGGTAGGGGCAGTTTTAGTCGAGGCAGTATTTTCGCTGGCGGGCCTCGGCGGACTTTTGATATCGGCTGTACAGACCAGCAATTATCCGGTCACACAAGCGATTACAATGCTGATGGTGTTTGTCTTTTTGCTCATCAGCACGATTACCGATATCTTATATGCGGTTATCGATCCGAGGATCCGTACCGGAATGGGAGGCCGCAATGGATAA
- a CDS encoding ABC transporter substrate-binding protein, translating into MKQVVKKGLVSLLLLAMLLSCLAGCSKQEEPKEKEGKVTAQLIADVVALDPARMYDTSTMLVLGQVTENILAQQMDGSMKPFLAESWEATDNVTYVYHMRSDIKFSNGDPVTMEDVLFSMERHRDPAVASYLGWMYDNVESITQTGDWEFTVKLYEPDATWQYVLGTAAGAVIQKSACEAAGDQFGSSVEGLVATGPYVIDSWTVGSELKLSYNQNYWDPQYSNPDVKNITFTVISEDTTRASALTSGQTDLDTWLPGDLLETIEKSGKVKIQMKESGDFLFLAMNCSKEPFDDVNVRRAIASAIPKEEINNTIVGRVGEKASFIPMSSYLYTFERPSWEAYEKTAQDYAYDIEKAKEYLAASEHADGFTVSLICDESNMNNSIALVIQQALAEIGITVNIERMSYDEIICHEFGEYVDENGNHTYEMGIFEWEADWPDPSGNIMGIFNSAYMGEGGSNVPGYANEEVDALLNQQAASMDEAERTQLLQQALDIIIDESPIVPISYMYYKMGLGEAIEAFDLVTWGMYFKDMKLKS; encoded by the coding sequence TTGAAGCAGGTAGTAAAAAAAGGACTGGTCAGCCTGTTGCTGCTGGCCATGCTGCTGAGCTGTTTAGCAGGCTGCAGCAAACAGGAAGAGCCAAAAGAAAAAGAAGGAAAGGTAACAGCGCAGCTAATCGCAGACGTAGTAGCACTGGATCCGGCGCGTATGTATGACACATCCACGATGCTGGTGCTGGGACAGGTAACAGAAAATATTCTGGCGCAGCAGATGGATGGAAGCATGAAGCCATTTTTGGCCGAGAGCTGGGAAGCGACAGATAATGTTACTTATGTTTATCACATGCGCAGTGACATCAAATTTTCAAACGGAGATCCGGTGACCATGGAGGATGTGCTGTTTTCTATGGAGCGGCACAGAGATCCGGCTGTGGCATCTTATCTGGGCTGGATGTATGATAATGTAGAATCGATTACACAGACAGGTGACTGGGAGTTTACCGTAAAGCTGTATGAGCCGGATGCGACATGGCAGTATGTACTGGGCACAGCCGCCGGTGCGGTTATTCAAAAATCAGCCTGTGAGGCCGCGGGAGATCAGTTTGGTTCTTCTGTAGAAGGGCTGGTGGCCACAGGTCCGTATGTGATTGACAGCTGGACGGTGGGCAGCGAGTTAAAGCTTTCTTACAATCAAAACTATTGGGATCCGCAGTATAGCAATCCGGATGTAAAAAATATTACCTTTACGGTTATCTCAGAGGATACGACGCGCGCCTCCGCGCTGACCAGTGGTCAGACAGATCTGGACACCTGGCTGCCCGGCGATCTCTTGGAGACGATCGAAAAATCCGGAAAAGTAAAGATACAGATGAAGGAGTCGGGTGACTTTCTGTTTTTGGCTATGAACTGCAGTAAGGAGCCTTTTGACGATGTGAATGTCCGCCGCGCGATTGCCAGCGCCATTCCGAAGGAAGAAATCAACAATACAATTGTGGGCAGAGTAGGAGAGAAAGCAAGCTTTATTCCGATGAGCTCCTATCTGTACACCTTTGAGCGTCCGTCATGGGAGGCCTATGAAAAGACGGCTCAGGACTATGCCTATGATATAGAAAAGGCCAAAGAATATCTGGCAGCCTCTGAGCATGCAGATGGTTTTACAGTTAGTCTGATCTGCGACGAGAGCAATATGAATAATTCCATTGCGTTGGTCATTCAGCAGGCCTTGGCAGAGATCGGGATTACCGTCAATATTGAAAGAATGTCTTATGATGAAATCATCTGCCATGAATTCGGCGAATATGTGGATGAAAACGGTAATCATACCTATGAGATGGGTATTTTTGAATGGGAGGCTGATTGGCCGGATCCCTCTGGCAACATCATGGGTATTTTCAACTCTGCGTATATGGGAGAAGGGGGCAGCAATGTGCCCGGATATGCCAATGAAGAGGTAGATGCGCTTTTAAACCAGCAGGCAGCAAGCATGGATGAAGCAGAGAGGACGCAGCTCCTGCAGCAGGCGCTGGATATCATCATTGATGAGAGCCCGATCGTACCGATCAGCTATATGTATTATAAAATGGGACTCGGGGAAGCCATTGAGGCATTTGACCTTGTCACATGGGGAATGTATTTTAAGGATATGAAGTTAAAGTCCTGA
- a CDS encoding AraC family transcriptional regulator, translating into MATLTEKQLKYMEYIHRENDDRHHTVTEDMYQYDLLRIGDPRAIEEGVRMFSSDLPGHVSDDPVRNYKYLFVASITLASRSAIAGGMAAERAYNISDLYILKMDTLRTIDEIKALHADMFAFYTKEMAALDKIKVYSKPITLCLDYIYHHLHESISVRDLAEQVHLNESYLSTLFKKETGCSISSYILSKRMEAAQNMLKFSDYTYAEISAILAFSSQSHFIRAFKKHTGYTPKRYRDAFFQLPVSTEHVQK; encoded by the coding sequence ATGGCTACTTTAACTGAAAAACAGCTCAAATATATGGAGTACATTCATCGGGAAAATGATGACCGGCATCATACCGTCACGGAGGATATGTATCAATATGATCTGCTGCGCATCGGTGATCCTAGGGCTATAGAGGAGGGGGTCCGTATGTTTTCCTCCGACCTTCCGGGCCACGTATCGGATGATCCCGTGCGTAATTACAAATATCTTTTTGTTGCTTCCATTACTCTTGCCAGCCGCAGCGCTATCGCTGGCGGAATGGCTGCGGAACGCGCCTATAACATCAGCGATCTGTATATTTTAAAAATGGATACGCTGCGGACGATTGACGAAATCAAAGCTCTGCACGCCGATATGTTTGCTTTTTACACCAAAGAAATGGCTGCACTTGATAAGATAAAGGTCTATTCTAAGCCTATCACGCTATGCCTTGATTACATTTATCATCATCTGCATGAAAGCATCTCTGTCCGGGACCTGGCGGAGCAGGTTCACTTAAACGAAAGCTATCTCTCTACTCTATTTAAAAAAGAAACCGGCTGCTCCATCTCCTCCTATATCCTGTCCAAGCGTATGGAGGCGGCCCAAAACATGCTGAAATTTTCTGACTACACCTATGCTGAAATCAGTGCTATTCTGGCATTCAGCTCTCAGAGCCACTTTATCCGTGCATTTAAAAAGCATACCGGCTATACCCCCAAAAGATACCGGGATGCCTTTTTTCAGCTGCCTGTTTCGACAGAGCATGTGCAAAAATAG
- a CDS encoding MFS transporter, with product MQLKAIKRKRYSSYALLYFAYFFGMGIFNSILSIYLAGNGKADSEISVIISAGGIFTMLLQPVIGLVYDRMRRDRTISVALLCLSAICALLFASFQNNVLLFILNGLTTMFLSGVNPLCEQLATNTPYRYGLIRLWGAVGYAAATQAAAFIYETIAPRFNFYIFAAAMLVTMGAFFLTTNNDAAHELHATAVPKSAGILRVLLKNRSFLLFSFVSFLFSGAAAANGTYLTLRLQELLGNTTQVGSILFASTLMEIPIILFSNRYMNRLSAKQLLLISFGLLLIQFATYSLVSHLAALCLVLFLCKSTATMLYIMLTLKIILNLVEEGCTTTALSLIATFKSIGSAVIPIAAGLVSDSFGRPAVFVFLLLLSLIGFLCAAALHLPRQERALF from the coding sequence ATGCAGCTTAAGGCAATCAAAAGAAAACGGTATAGCAGCTATGCCCTGCTCTATTTCGCCTATTTTTTCGGAATGGGAATCTTCAATTCCATCCTTTCTATTTATCTCGCCGGCAATGGCAAGGCCGATTCGGAAATCTCCGTCATTATTTCCGCCGGCGGTATTTTTACTATGCTTTTACAGCCTGTAATTGGTCTTGTGTATGACCGGATGCGCCGTGACCGCACGATCAGCGTCGCCCTGCTCTGTCTTTCAGCGATCTGTGCGCTTTTATTTGCTTCTTTTCAAAATAATGTATTGCTGTTCATTTTAAATGGCCTTACCACGATGTTTCTTTCTGGGGTCAATCCTCTGTGCGAGCAGCTGGCTACCAATACGCCATACCGCTATGGCCTGATCCGCTTATGGGGAGCGGTTGGATATGCCGCGGCCACACAGGCTGCTGCATTCATCTATGAAACAATTGCTCCGCGGTTTAATTTTTATATATTTGCTGCAGCCATGCTGGTCACAATGGGCGCTTTCTTTTTAACTACTAATAACGACGCTGCTCATGAGCTGCATGCCACAGCCGTCCCAAAAAGCGCTGGCATTCTTCGTGTTCTGCTAAAAAACCGTTCGTTCCTTTTATTTAGCTTTGTCAGCTTTCTGTTCAGCGGCGCGGCGGCCGCAAACGGCACCTACCTTACTCTGCGCCTGCAAGAGCTGCTTGGCAATACGACTCAGGTTGGCAGCATTTTATTTGCCTCTACACTGATGGAAATCCCGATTATTTTATTTTCTAACCGGTATATGAACCGGCTCTCGGCCAAACAGCTGCTACTTATCTCTTTTGGTTTGCTGCTTATTCAGTTTGCTACTTATTCTCTAGTGTCCCACCTCGCTGCGCTTTGCCTTGTCCTTTTCCTCTGCAAATCTACAGCTACTATGCTTTATATTATGCTCACGCTTAAAATCATTCTGAATCTAGTAGAGGAGGGTTGCACAACGACCGCGCTTAGCCTAATCGCTACCTTTAAGAGCATCGGCAGTGCTGTCATCCCGATTGCTGCCGGCTTGGTTTCTGACTCCTTTGGACGACCTGCCGTATTTGTTTTTCTGCTTCTGCTTTCTCTTATCGGCTTTCTTTGCGCTGCTGCCCTGCATTTGCCTCGGCAGGAACGTGCCCTTTTTTAA
- a CDS encoding ABC transporter ATP-binding protein yields MDNSILKIRDLHLWLHTEQGLHHILQGVDLDIQKGEVHGLIGESGCGKTMMTKAVLNMGDAARTVVRGTIRFDGQELTELPASQRRRLGGRQIGYITQDPLTALNPLFTVGEQIAEMLRYHKGMNRKEAMQEAVKQLERVGIVPGAQMSRRYPHQFSGGQLQRICLAMAVCCGPQLLIADEPTTALDVTTQAQILELLRQLQKEGLAILLITHDFGVVSEVCQRVSVMDKGTIVEEGDTNAVFNQPQKEYTKRLIDSAVRKEGAYET; encoded by the coding sequence ATGGATAATAGCATATTGAAAATCAGGGATCTGCATCTGTGGCTTCATACAGAGCAGGGGCTCCATCACATTTTGCAGGGCGTTGATCTGGACATACAAAAAGGAGAGGTCCATGGGCTCATCGGAGAAAGCGGCTGCGGCAAAACGATGATGACAAAGGCCGTTTTGAACATGGGGGATGCCGCGCGTACAGTTGTAAGAGGGACGATCCGATTTGACGGACAGGAGCTGACGGAGCTGCCCGCTTCGCAGCGGCGAAGGTTGGGCGGACGGCAGATCGGATATATTACGCAGGATCCTTTAACAGCGCTGAATCCTCTGTTTACCGTGGGCGAGCAGATTGCGGAGATGCTTCGTTATCACAAAGGCATGAACCGAAAGGAAGCGATGCAGGAAGCAGTCAAACAGCTGGAGCGGGTAGGGATCGTACCCGGCGCCCAGATGAGCAGGCGCTATCCGCATCAGTTTTCCGGCGGTCAGCTGCAGCGGATTTGTTTGGCAATGGCCGTATGCTGCGGGCCGCAGCTTCTGATTGCCGACGAGCCGACCACAGCACTGGATGTCACGACGCAGGCGCAGATTTTAGAGCTGCTTAGGCAGCTTCAAAAGGAAGGCTTAGCAATTCTGCTGATTACACATGATTTCGGTGTTGTTTCCGAAGTCTGTCAGCGTGTTTCCGTGATGGATAAAGGAACGATTGTAGAAGAAGGCGATACCAATGCTGTGTTTAACCAGCCGCAAAAGGAATACACCAAGCGTCTGATCGACAGCGCCGTCAGAAAGGAGGGAGCTTATGAAACCTAA
- a CDS encoding ABC transporter permease produces the protein MDKKRKRIRSFFSPAVIVAVMILAIVIGGAILANVLAPYDPNAISLGEALQGPSLTHWLGTDPTGRDIFSRLLFGGRTTLLSAVAIVAFAMLFGIPLGLFAGYYGGWFDKVTQRICDVIIAFPSLLLAFVFVAAFGRSLINSIIAIGIIYIPMTAKLTRSLTLTEKNKTYVEAGRTIGYSRPRILFTEILPNCVAPLTAQLTLDIGYAVLDLAAMSFLGLGVQPPTADWGAMLEEGQQLLFLHPMGAVAPGIAIALTVIAINLISDGVLRYIDPAQRRLPRLRKKRLEAMVKSSMEAAVQKQQKEQAHG, from the coding sequence ATGGATAAAAAAAGAAAGAGAATTCGGTCATTTTTCAGCCCTGCTGTGATCGTAGCAGTGATGATTTTGGCAATTGTGATCGGCGGCGCCATCCTTGCGAATGTCTTGGCGCCTTATGATCCGAATGCCATCAGTTTGGGCGAGGCGCTGCAGGGGCCTTCCTTGACTCATTGGCTAGGGACGGATCCAACGGGCCGTGATATCTTTTCCCGGCTTCTTTTCGGCGGGCGGACGACGCTGCTCAGCGCAGTGGCCATTGTAGCGTTTGCGATGCTGTTTGGTATTCCGCTGGGGCTGTTTGCCGGATATTATGGCGGTTGGTTTGACAAGGTTACGCAGAGGATCTGCGATGTGATCATCGCCTTTCCCTCTTTATTATTGGCATTTGTATTTGTGGCGGCATTCGGGCGCAGCTTGATCAACAGTATTATTGCCATTGGTATTATCTATATTCCGATGACGGCTAAGCTTACGCGTTCGCTGACGCTGACTGAAAAAAATAAGACCTATGTGGAAGCCGGCAGAACCATTGGCTATTCAAGGCCTAGAATCTTATTTACTGAGATTCTGCCCAACTGCGTAGCGCCGCTTACGGCACAGTTGACGCTCGACATCGGATATGCAGTGCTTGATTTAGCGGCGATGAGTTTTCTGGGGCTTGGTGTGCAGCCGCCAACGGCGGATTGGGGCGCGATGCTGGAGGAAGGGCAGCAGTTATTGTTTTTGCATCCAATGGGGGCGGTTGCCCCAGGGATTGCCATTGCTCTGACAGTCATTGCCATCAATCTGATCAGTGATGGCGTCTTAAGATATATCGACCCTGCGCAGAGAAGGCTGCCGCGGCTGCGGAAAAAACGTCTTGAGGCCATGGTGAAAAGCAGCATGGAAGCAGCGGTGCAAAAGCAGCAGAAGGAGCAGGCGCATGGATAA
- a CDS encoding carbon-nitrogen hydrolase family protein gives MKMKVGAYQFAVTGDIERNLKSMERGILCAVRAGVRLLAFPECALTGYPPRDLACAADADLEQAKAACARLQELAETYEMHILAGSITEQSGCRYNSVLLFSGERAGSDSGALYHKRALWGWDRDNFAPGAESGILEIEGWRLGVRICFEVRFPEFFRELYRAQTDLNLLLFYDVCDQENEDRYEMIRSHIRTRAVENVTHTLSVNTISPYQTAPTGLYDRSGRCLTELTRGEEGLLVYELEKRPLDFGEQGRKEISDQLC, from the coding sequence ATGAAGATGAAAGTTGGCGCCTATCAATTTGCCGTGACGGGCGATATTGAACGAAATCTGAAGAGTATGGAGCGCGGGATTCTTTGCGCTGTGCGCGCAGGCGTGCGGTTGCTGGCATTTCCGGAGTGTGCGCTGACGGGATATCCGCCGCGGGATCTGGCGTGCGCTGCAGATGCGGATCTTGAGCAGGCGAAGGCGGCCTGCGCGAGGCTGCAGGAGCTGGCGGAGACGTATGAGATGCATATCCTTGCAGGGAGCATTACGGAGCAAAGTGGCTGCCGGTATAATAGCGTATTGCTTTTTTCTGGTGAGCGGGCGGGCTCTGATAGCGGCGCTTTGTATCATAAGCGGGCGCTGTGGGGCTGGGATCGTGATAATTTTGCGCCCGGCGCCGAGAGCGGCATCTTGGAGATAGAGGGCTGGCGGCTGGGCGTCCGCATCTGCTTTGAGGTCAGGTTTCCGGAGTTTTTCCGGGAGCTGTACCGGGCGCAGACGGATTTGAATCTTCTTTTATTTTATGATGTCTGCGATCAAGAGAATGAGGATCGATATGAGATGATCCGCTCGCATATCCGCACAAGAGCTGTTGAGAATGTGACGCATACTCTGTCGGTGAATACCATTTCTCCCTATCAGACTGCGCCGACGGGGCTGTATGACCGGTCGGGTCGCTGCCTGACGGAGCTGACGCGCGGCGAAGAGGGGCTCCTCGTATATGAGCTGGAGAAACGCCCGCTGGATTTCGGAGAGCAGGGGCGAAAGGAGATCTCAGATCAGCTTTGCTAG
- a CDS encoding MATE family efflux transporter: MKQITGKKSTARVVNMTEGNPMRIILMFAVPLFIGNIFQQVYSMIDTMIAGYSLGDGAIAAIGATSSLYSLLINIASGLNSGYAIVVTQYFGSGNEKKLKEAVAGMIQLNIVVTAVLTVVSVVFLRPLMRFMNTPEAIFSEAYRYIVVICMGMLATICYNMFSGILRAVGNSRTSIYFLILASLLNIGLDLLFVVGLKMGVAGAALATVIAQGTAAAFCGWYIVKNYRFLLPSRKDLRVSKKLLGELVSQGVAMGLMLCVVDLGSILFQRATNGLGASIISAQTASRRIIGITMQPLATIATASSTFVGQNWGAGKTDRIRSGLKQVLKMEMVWSGIACIIAAFFGDILIRITTGTEDLMIIQNAVMNLRWHLFFFPVLGALLVLRTAMQAMGKKIAPIISSCLELGMKGVSAAFLIPQLGFFGSSITEPLTWVIMLVFLVGAFCIQKRALFGESRWKENLEI, from the coding sequence ATGAAACAGATAACGGGCAAAAAATCAACCGCAAGAGTGGTGAACATGACAGAAGGAAATCCAATGCGCATCATTCTGATGTTTGCTGTTCCTTTATTTATAGGTAATATCTTTCAGCAGGTATACAGCATGATCGACACGATGATTGCAGGGTATAGCTTGGGCGACGGTGCGATAGCGGCCATAGGAGCGACCTCCTCGCTATATTCACTTCTAATCAATATCGCATCAGGTCTAAATAGCGGCTATGCGATTGTCGTCACACAGTATTTCGGATCGGGGAATGAAAAAAAGCTAAAAGAGGCCGTTGCGGGCATGATACAGCTCAATATAGTGGTGACGGCAGTTTTGACAGTGGTATCCGTTGTATTTTTGAGGCCGTTGATGCGATTCATGAATACACCGGAGGCAATTTTTTCAGAAGCATACCGTTATATTGTTGTTATCTGTATGGGTATGCTGGCTACAATCTGCTATAATATGTTTTCAGGGATTTTGCGGGCGGTAGGGAATAGCCGTACTTCTATCTACTTCCTAATTCTTGCTTCTTTATTAAATATAGGGCTGGATTTGCTTTTTGTGGTAGGCCTGAAGATGGGAGTTGCAGGAGCGGCGCTGGCTACTGTGATCGCACAGGGAACGGCCGCAGCATTTTGCGGATGGTATATCGTTAAAAATTATCGCTTTCTTCTGCCAAGCAGAAAGGATCTGCGAGTTTCCAAAAAGCTGTTAGGAGAGCTGGTGTCACAAGGAGTCGCGATGGGTTTAATGCTTTGCGTTGTGGATCTGGGGTCAATTCTGTTTCAGAGGGCCACAAATGGTCTGGGAGCAAGCATTATTTCCGCGCAAACGGCATCAAGGCGTATCATCGGGATTACCATGCAGCCGCTGGCTACCATTGCAACAGCATCCTCTACCTTTGTGGGTCAGAACTGGGGAGCAGGAAAGACGGACAGAATCCGATCAGGACTCAAGCAGGTGCTGAAAATGGAGATGGTATGGTCCGGAATTGCCTGCATCATCGCCGCGTTTTTCGGAGATATACTGATCCGGATTACGACGGGGACAGAGGATTTAATGATCATACAAAACGCGGTCATGAATTTGCGCTGGCATTTATTCTTTTTCCCGGTGCTGGGAGCTCTGCTTGTGCTGCGTACCGCGATGCAGGCCATGGGCAAAAAGATAGCGCCCATTATTTCCAGCTGTTTGGAGCTGGGGATGAAAGGCGTATCGGCTGCGTTTTTAATACCGCAGCTTGGCTTTTTTGGCAGCAGCATTACAGAGCCGCTGACATGGGTGATTATGCTGGTCTTCTTGGTTGGTGCGTTTTGTATACAAAAGAGAGCGTTATTCGGTGAAAGCAGATGGAAAGAAAATTTAGAAATCTAA
- a CDS encoding ABC transporter ATP-binding protein produces MKPNLLEVRELRKEYHQKEATVQAVDGVSFSVKEGEILGIVGESGCGKSTLARCIIRLIEAEEGAILWNGSDISHHSEKQMRSLRPQIQMIFQNPYASFNPRFSIGQTLEKVRKFYGLTPQQYQDKLAELLQYCEIDKELLERRPSQLSGGQLQRLAIVRALLSSPRLLIADEAVSALDVSIQESILKLLRDIRGQYGIAVLFISHDLAVVRALCERVLVMYRGRIVEEGGAEELFRAPAHPYTKALLSARPRLGKSQEGRILLRGDVRDAGQNENACLFAGRCYAKQMGNCQRLRPSMVELGKGHRAACHCINQN; encoded by the coding sequence ATGAAACCTAACCTTTTAGAGGTGCGGGAGCTAAGAAAAGAATATCATCAAAAAGAGGCGACCGTACAGGCGGTAGATGGCGTATCATTTTCTGTAAAAGAAGGAGAAATCTTAGGCATTGTAGGAGAAAGCGGCTGCGGCAAATCGACGCTGGCACGCTGTATCATCCGTTTAATAGAGGCAGAAGAGGGCGCTATCTTATGGAACGGAAGCGATATAAGTCATCACAGCGAAAAGCAGATGCGCAGCCTCCGGCCTCAGATTCAGATGATCTTCCAAAACCCGTATGCCTCTTTTAATCCGCGTTTTTCCATCGGACAAACATTAGAAAAAGTAAGAAAATTTTATGGGCTTACGCCCCAACAATATCAGGACAAATTGGCTGAGCTCCTGCAGTACTGCGAGATTGACAAAGAGCTGCTGGAGAGAAGACCTTCTCAGCTGTCCGGAGGACAGCTACAGAGGCTGGCAATCGTGAGAGCGCTTCTCTCGTCGCCCAGACTGCTGATTGCAGATGAAGCGGTGTCAGCACTCGATGTATCAATACAAGAATCTATTTTAAAGCTGCTGCGCGATATAAGAGGTCAATACGGCATTGCCGTCTTGTTTATTTCTCATGATTTAGCGGTAGTCCGGGCGCTTTGTGAGAGAGTGCTTGTAATGTACCGCGGCCGCATTGTTGAAGAGGGCGGAGCAGAGGAGCTGTTTCGCGCTCCGGCGCATCCCTATACGAAGGCGCTGCTTTCTGCCAGGCCGCGGCTGGGAAAGAGCCAGGAAGGCCGTATTTTATTGCGCGGCGATGTAAGGGATGCAGGGCAAAACGAAAACGCCTGTTTGTTTGCAGGGCGCTGCTATGCAAAGCAAATGGGAAACTGTCAAAGACTCCGTCCCTCGATGGTTGAACTGGGCAAGGGGCACAGAGCCGCTTGTCATTGTATAAATCAAAATTAA